The Candidatus Eremiobacteraceae bacterium genomic sequence ACTCGTGGCCGGGATCGAAGTTCGCCTCGCTGTGGATCGGCATGTGCCTGTGCATTCCGACCTACACGCTAGCCGGCAGCATGATTTCTATCGGTATGAATTGGTGGGAAGCCGTCCTGGCGATATTCCTGGGGAGCATCGTCGTGCTGAGCGCGATTCTCTTCGTGGCGCACGCCGGCACGAAGTACGGCATACCGTATCCGGTCTTTGCGCGCCTATGGTTTGGAACGCGCGGCGCGCACATTCCGGCGTTGGCGCGGGCACTCATCGCCGCGGGCTGGTTTGGAATAAACTCCTGGTTCGGCGGTCAGGCGCTCGATGCGATCCTTACCACGGTACTGCCCGCATGGCGCGGCTTGAGCGCGCATTGGGGTGATTACCAGCAGCACACCTGGCTCGCGTTCGCGCTTTTCTGGCTGCTCAACGTCGCCATCGCGATGCGCGGCGCGCAAGCGATCGGTCGACTCGCGCAAATTGCCGCACCCACTGTCGGCATTGCCGCAATCGCGTTGCTCGTGTGGGCGGCTCACGCTGCCGGCGGTTTCGGCCCGATGCTGGCGGCGCCGGCAAAAATTCACGGCGGCCAATTCTGGATCGCGTTCTTGC encodes the following:
- a CDS encoding cytosine permease, which translates into the protein MKATATQIRAGDVVVLTDAAHQEAEQNHSMWNEDLRPCTLAEHSWPGSKFASLWIGMCLCIPTYTLAGSMISIGMNWWEAVLAIFLGSIVVLSAILFVAHAGTKYGIPYPVFARLWFGTRGAHIPALARALIAAGWFGINSWFGGQALDAILTTVLPAWRGLSAHWGDYQQHTWLAFALFWLLNVAIAMRGAQAIGRLAQIAAPTVGIAAIALLVWAAHAAGGFGPMLAAPAKIHGGQFWIAFLPSVVGVIGFWATLALNIPDYTRYARTQRGQMLGQILSMPLAMALFSFLGIAVTSATLKIFGTAVWNPVDLIEKFPIAVIVVAGIIVILSSVTINVGANVMAPARAFENLWPRYINFAI